A genomic region of Chitinivorax tropicus contains the following coding sequences:
- a CDS encoding flagellar biosynthetic protein FliR gives MNDSVHFFGGIGTMLCMARLTGLLLLTPIISGFSIPSRVRLLIVIGLSICLAHIHSGEGQILLDGTLPLIVLCVTEFLLGVLMAFGIFSAFAVFSMAGRLLDLQIGFSVASLIDPVTKQQSPVLASMLDLLAILIFFVGNFHHALIRGFSASLNYVPLGQVLLNFNPVLLGKRIGIMFSQGFALAAPVAFFLLFIEFGMAVLSRNIPQLNIFIISMPIKIIGGLFMLSLAVHYFGPAAFVIFNDIFNYWEDLLV, from the coding sequence ATGAACGATTCAGTCCATTTTTTTGGTGGGATAGGGACCATGCTTTGCATGGCTAGGCTGACTGGGCTCTTATTGTTAACTCCGATAATAAGTGGATTTTCGATTCCATCTAGGGTTCGACTCCTCATTGTTATTGGTTTGTCTATTTGTTTGGCGCATATTCATAGCGGCGAAGGTCAGATATTGTTAGATGGCACACTTCCTTTAATTGTGCTCTGTGTAACAGAGTTTTTATTAGGAGTGTTAATGGCATTTGGTATTTTTTCTGCATTTGCAGTCTTCTCCATGGCGGGGCGCTTATTGGATCTTCAGATCGGTTTTTCCGTTGCAAGCCTGATTGATCCCGTTACTAAGCAGCAATCACCGGTGCTTGCTTCCATGCTTGATTTACTTGCCATCTTGATTTTCTTTGTTGGTAATTTTCATCACGCTTTGATTAGAGGCTTCTCCGCATCATTGAATTATGTTCCATTGGGTCAGGTGCTGTTGAATTTCAATCCTGTTTTACTTGGCAAGCGAATTGGAATTATGTTTAGTCAGGGATTCGCACTTGCAGCACCTGTTGCTTTTTTCTTGTTGTTTATAGAATTTGGAATGGCTGTTTTATCTCGTAATATTCCACAACTCAATATCTTTATAATTAGTATGCCAATTAAAATAATTGGGGGCTTATTTATGTTGTCATTGGCCGTTCATTATTTTGGGCCGGCTGCATTTGTAATATTTAATGATATTTTTAACTATTGGGAAGATTTACTGGTATAA
- a CDS encoding flagellar biosynthetic protein FliQ, with product MQVDQVQQIMSSMIWTCLALTAPVLLIAVAAGLVISIVQVITQIQDMSISFVPKLFAAAIALSIFGPWMLQVLLTFATQLIVSIPRYL from the coding sequence ATGCAAGTTGATCAAGTTCAGCAAATAATGTCCAGTATGATTTGGACTTGCCTGGCCTTAACAGCGCCTGTATTGCTTATTGCGGTGGCGGCAGGGCTTGTAATTAGCATTGTTCAAGTTATTACTCAAATTCAAGACATGTCCATCAGTTTTGTGCCTAAGCTCTTTGCTGCCGCTATTGCATTGTCCATATTTGGACCGTGGATGCTTCAAGTACTACTAACATTTGCAACTCAGTTAATCGTTAGTATCCCTCGGTATTTATAG